ATATTGCTAACGGTGTTTTTAGTTGATGCGATGCATCTGCGGTAAACTGCTTTTGCCTTTCTAACGTTTTTTCAACTTTAGTTAAAAGTTGATTGATGCTTTGGGTTAAATCAAAAAGCTCGTTATTAACTTTAGGTAAATCTATTCGCCCTTTAAAATTATTTTCGGTAATTTTTTTGGTTTGATTTATAATTTTTAACGTTGGCGCTACGCTGGCACCGGCAATTTTACGAGTTAAAAAATACAATAAAATAAGTACAATTGTATAGGTGCCAGATAAGGTGTATTTTAAGTTTTTTAAAACATGATATTGGGTGTTGGTTGCAATACCAATAACGGCATAACCAACCAATTGCTGGTCGTAATAAAGCGGAGTTTGCTTTTTACGTACCGAGATGTTATCTAACAAAATATCTTCTGCAACTAAATCTTTTTTGCTTAGTTTTAATTGGTAATCTTCTAAGTTTTCTGATTTTCGAATAAAGTTTCTGTTCGCATCATAAATAGCTAAATAAATTGGATAAAAATCGCCAATGTTGTGCTCGGCTTCATTCCATTCATCTTCGCTAACTAATATAATTTCACCATTTTGTTTAGAAACTTCGTTTTGATGAAGTGCTATTTCGGCATCTAGGTTATGATTGGTTGTGTAATTTAAGTTGAATTTTACAGTGTAGTAAATAAAAAGAAAAACAAACCCAATAAAAACAGCCACTGCAAGTAAAATGGTTCTTGCAATGGTGTTTTTTATAGATTTTTTATTCGATAAGATAACCTGTTCCACGAATTGTTTTAATAAAGTTAGTTTCTTTGTTTAGATTTAGTTTTTTGCGAACGGCATTCATAAAAACGTCAATTACAGAACTATCGTATTCAAAATGAATGTTCCAAATGTTTTCTAATAGTTCTTTTCTAGTACAAATTTTACCTTTGTTTTTTAACAGATATTCTAACAACAAATATTCTTTATTGGTAAACGGAATTAGTTGATTGTTTTTTTAACCGATTGCGTATTTGGATCTACAGAAATATCTTGATAAATTAAAAGTTGTTCTTCAACTTTTGTGTTGCGTAACTGCACATGAATTCGAGCTAATAATTCACTAAACTGAAACGGTTTTTTTATGTAATCATTTGCGCCGGCAGTTAAACCTTCAATCGTATCTTGTAA
This genomic window from Flavobacterium agricola contains:
- a CDS encoding winged helix-turn-helix domain-containing protein produces the protein MLEYLLKNKGKICTRKELLENIWNIHFEYDSSVIDVFMNAVRKKLNLNKETNFIKTIRGTGYLIE
- a CDS encoding sensor histidine kinase, with amino-acid sequence MEQVILSNKKSIKNTIARTILLAVAVFIGFVFLFIYYTVKFNLNYTTNHNLDAEIALHQNEVSKQNGEIILVSEDEWNEAEHNIGDFYPIYLAIYDANRNFIRKSENLEDYQLKLSKKDLVAEDILLDNISVRKKQTPLYYDQQLVGYAVIGIATNTQYHVLKNLKYTLSGTYTIVLILLYFLTRKIAGASVAPTLKIINQTKKITENNFKGRIDLPKVNNELFDLTQSINQLLTKVEKTLERQKQFTADASHQLKTPLAILKGNLEVLIRKPRSEAEYHENINYCIAEIDKASSIVDQLLFLARIENKDLNYAIQKIALNEVFLEILEQYQLLIIEKNLKISFAIKQNVTVNSIPFALKIILENIISNAIKYSYTNGEISITIQKQNGKVICSIQDFGIGISQADQQQIFDEFYRSQNIYHCQIQGNGLGLSIVKKLADILKINIEVKSQANSGTIFILSLT